In Anguilla rostrata isolate EN2019 chromosome 1, ASM1855537v3, whole genome shotgun sequence, a genomic segment contains:
- the c1h1orf43 gene encoding protein C1orf43 homolog, producing the protein MGSDSPTTLSGVNVVLVMAYGSLVFVLLFIFVKRQIMRFAMKSRRGPHVPLGHNAPKELREEIDLRLSKVHEIRYEPRLLSPDDDRLKHRGQNGCYNYLYRMRALDAIRDSDIPFQEMGQNPSAVTGRSFRTWLLELRSSHALLKSRAGLIDGLLEGYDCARHGTGVFGEAEFLKYQEALTQLAAVVKAHSSSTSLNQQHQSAAKDLTSSPGPPASSTIQVTYLPSSGQRSKRPKHFLELKNFKDKYNTLESTL; encoded by the exons ATGGGGTCTGACTCGCCAACGACACTGTCAGGTGTGAACGTAGTGCTCGTTATGGCCTACGGAAGTCTG GTGTTCGTGTTGCTGTTCATCTTCGTGAAGAGGCAGATTATGCGCTTCGCCATGAAGTCTCGCAGAGGACCGCATGTACCGCTGGGACACAACGCACCCAAG GAATTGCGAGAGGAGATTGATTTGCGTTTGTCGAAGGTGCACGAAATCCGGTATGAGCCGCGGCTGCTCTCGCCGGATGACGATCGCTTGAAACACAGAGGCCAGAATG GTTGTTATAATTACCTGTACAGAATGAGGGCCCTGGATGCCATCCGAGACTCTG ACATCCCGTTCCAGGAGATGGGGCAGAACCCCAGTGCGGTGACAGGCCGCAGCTTCCGCACCTGGCTGCTGGAGCTGCGCAGCTCGCACGCGCTGCTGAAGAGCCGCGCCGGCCTGATCGACGGGCTGCTGGAGGGCTACGACTGCGCGCGCCACGGCACGGGG GTCTTTGGGGAGGCAGAGTTTTTGAAATACCAGGAAGCTCTGACTCAGCTGGCTGCTGT TGTGAAGGCCCACTCCAGCTCCACCAGTCTGAACCAGCAGCATCAGTCCGCAGCCAAAGATCTGACCAGCTCCCCAGGCCCGCCCGCCTCCTCCACCATCCAGGTGACCTACCTGCCCTCCTCCGGCCAGCGCAGCAAGAGACCCAAACACTTCCTGGAGCTCAAGAACTTCAAGGACAAGTACAACACGCTGGAGAGCACGCTGTGA